One Budorcas taxicolor isolate Tak-1 chromosome 13, Takin1.1, whole genome shotgun sequence DNA window includes the following coding sequences:
- the FAM210B gene encoding protein FAM210B, mitochondrial — MAGLLALLSPAGRVGARVRCRATWLLGAAAPCVPPPVFLPLLGPGPDAPLLRAARGNYQGRQDPSKITVTTGSDIRGTEEKKLSKSQQLKKIFQEYGAVAVSLHIGISLISLGMFYMVISSGVDMSAVLLKLGFKESLVQSKMAAGTSTFVVAYAIHKLFAPVRISITLVSVPLIVRYFRKVGVFKPPAAKP, encoded by the exons ATGGCCGGGCTGCTGGCGTTGCTGAGCCCCGCGGGTCGGGTGGGCGCCCGGGTTCGGTGCCGCGCCACCTGGCTCCTGGGCGCCGCCGCCCCCTGTGTCCCGCCGCCGGTGTTCCTGCCGCTGCTCGGGCCCGGGCCGGACGCCCCGCTGCTGCGCGCCGCCCGCGGGAACTACCAGGGCCGCCAG GACCCCAGCAAAATCACTGTGACCACAGGCAGCGATATCAGGGGCACAGAGGAGAAAAAGCTAAGCAAGTCGCAGCAGCTGAAAAAGATTTTTCAAGAATATGGTGCCGTGGCAGTGTCACTGCACATTGGAATCTCATTAATCTCCTTGGGAATGTTTTACATGGTTATTTCAAG TGGTGTGGACATGTCAGCTGTCCTGCTTAAACTCGGCTTTAAAGAGTCACTGGTCCAGTCGAAAATGGCGGCCGGCACAAGCACCTTTGTGGTGGCCTACGCCATCCACAAGCTGTTCGCACCTGTAAGGATCAGTATTACCTTAGTTTCTGTGCCCTTGATTGTCAGATACTTTCGCAAAGTGGGAGTTTTTAAACCTCCAGCAGCAAAGCCTTGA